One genomic window of Cheilinus undulatus linkage group 7, ASM1832078v1, whole genome shotgun sequence includes the following:
- the LOC121512523 gene encoding uncharacterized protein LOC121512523 produces MSTSGLQATNRQNVKELDSMKESISDIINQLQDIDPTRLSFSPFLDLDTQISLAPVSDSPESSVEELHSSSHSVSGSQHSLEPPPATDQPKSPAPCHQQPRDDLPEEPRANQKEEGELDQTLSSPIITEHDLDAATENCIGFPTPASQGDIPNGTDTPRWSPESTNLDSTVDEGRPLIGPPPESVELTVWSSEGQGETYVATEEAADRGRCCCHCCQCRCCKSGRVPAFLSVLASLLCASGLLYALYIYVPIKPPDYPDTPSRIVFTLCCCVVAAVPILLAMIIGAVCQFCTASFDPMDTTSRRRVVQQLFVTASMEQLLLYILNLVVMATLLPQDQLKLVPILVAMFVLGRLVYWVSLNVCSSWRGFGSGLTFFPLLAMVALNLFLIYNLNLKEPLLGSEDILYNQVTPSSPWSGETSQSPSNKPDILPTDILDSQ; encoded by the exons ATGAGCACCTCGGGGCTTCAGGCCACAAACCGGCAAAACGTGAAGGAGCTCGACAGCATGAAGGAGTCCATCAGTGACATTATCAACCAGCTCCAGGACATCGACCCAACCAGGCTCTCCTTCTCCCCGTTCCTGGACCTGGACACTCAGATCTCCTTGGCGCCGGTATCAGACAGTCCCGAGTCATCAGTGGAGGAGCTGCACTCGTCCTCCCACTCTGTCTCTGGCTCCCAGCATTCCCTTGAACCGCCACCAGCGACAGATCAGCCAAAGA GCCCTGCTCCCTGCCACCAGCAGCCCAGAGACGACCTCCCAGAGGAGCCACGTGCAAATcagaaggaggagggggagctGGATCAAACTCTTTCCAGTCCCATCATCACAGAGCACGATTTGGACGCTGCCACGGAAAACTGCATCGGCTTTCCAACCCCGGCCTCTCAGGGAGACATTCCCAACGGCACAGACACGCCGAGGTGGAGCCCAGAGTCCACAAACTTGGATTCAACAGTAGATGAGGGTCGACCTCTGATAGGCCCCCCGCCGGAGAGCGTGGAGCTGACTGTGTGGAGCTCAGAGGGGCAGGGAGAGACTTATGTGGCCACGGAGGAGGCCGCAGATCGGGGACGatgctgctgccactgctgcCAGTGTCGATGCTGTAAGAGCGGCCGGGTTCCCGCTTTCCTCTCAGTCCTGGCGTCTCTTCTGTGTGCATCTGGGCTCCTCTATGCACTCTATATCTACGTCCCCATTAAACCCCCCGACTACCCTGACACACCGAGCCGCATCGTCTTCACCCTGTGCTGCTGCGTGGTGGCAGCCGTCCCCATCCTGCTCG CAATGATTATTGGAGCAGTGTGCCAGTTCTGCACAGCCTCCTTCGATCCGATGGACACAACTTCCAGAAGACGGGTGGTGCAGCAGCTGTTTGTCACAGCGTCCATGGAGCAGTTACTCCTCTACATCCTCAACCTTGTTGTCATGGCCACGTTACTGCCTCAGGACCAGCTCAAGTTGGTGCCAATACtggtcgccatgtttgttttaggAAG GCTTGTTTACTGGGTCAGCCTAAACGTGTGCAGCTCTTGGCGAGGCTTCGGCTCAGGTCTGACCTTCTTCCCACTCCTCGCCATGGTTGCTCTCAATCTGTTCCTCATCTACAACCTGAATCTTAAAGAACCGCTTCTCGGCTCTGAGGACATCCTCTATAACCAGGTCACCCCCTCTTCTCCCTGGTCAGGGGAGACATCACAGAGCCCGAGCAACAAACCAGACATCCTACCCACAGACATCCTGGACTCTCAGTGA